Below is a genomic region from Bacillus mycoides.
CCGATAAGAAAAAGGGGAATTTTTATGGGAACAGAATTTAATGGTTTATTTGATGAATGGGCTCATACGTACGACTCATTTGTACAAGGCGAAGATATACAATATAAAGAAGTTTTCGCCCATTATGAGGACATTTTAGAGGATGTAGTTAACAAGTCATTTGGCAACGTATTAGAATTCGGTGTTGGTACTGGCAATTTAACAAATAAATTATTACTTGCTGGTCGCACAGTTTACGGTATAGAACCGTCACGCGAAATGCGTACTATTGCAAAAGAGAAATTACCAAAAGAGTTTTCAATTACAGAGGGTGATTTTCTTTCATTTGAAGTCCCAAATTCAATCGATACTATTGTGAGCACTTACGCATTTCATCATTTGATAGATGAAGAAAAAGACGTAGCAATTGCGAAGTATAGTCAATTGCTAAACAAAGGTGGTAAAATAGTGTTTGCTGATACGATATTTGCAGATCAAGATGCATATGATAAAACTGTCGAAGTAGCAAAACAAAGAGGTTTTCATCAGTTAGCAAACGATTTGCAAACAGAATACTATACACGTATTCCGATCATGCAATCTATTTTTGAAAACAATGGCTTCCACGTAACGTTTACGAGATTAAATCATTTCGTTTGGGTAATGGAGGCAACTAAGCAATAGAAAGAGGGATTAGATTGAGAATTGCTGTAATTGGAGCAATGGAAGAAGAAGTACGTATTTTACGTGACAAACTAGAACAAGCAGAAACAGAAACTGTTGCAGGTTGTGAATTTACGAAAGGGCTATTGGCAGGACATGAAGTAATCTTGCTAAAGTCTGGTATTGGTAAAGTAAATGCAGCGATGTCAACGACAATTTTATTAGAAAAATATAAGCCTGAAAAAGTAATTAATACTGGTTCAGCTGGTGGATTCCATCACTCTCTAAATGTTGGTGATGTAGTTATTTCAACAGAAGTTCGTCACCATGACGTAGATGTAACAGCATTTAACTACGAATATGGTCAAGTGCCAGGAATGCCACCTGGATTTAAAGCTGATGAGGCATTAGTTGCATTAGCTGAGAAATGTATGCAGGCAGAAGAAAATATTCAAGTTGTAAAAGGTATGATTGCAACAGGTGATTCATTTATGAGTGATCCGAACCGCGTTGCAGCAATTCGTGATAAATTTGAAGACCTTTATGCAGTAGAAATGGAAGCAGCAGCTGTTGCGCAAGTATGCCACCAATATGAAGTTCCGTTTGTTATTATTCGTGCACTTTCTGATATTGCTGGTAAAGAATCAAATGTTTCATTTGATCAATTTTTAGATCAAGCAGCTCTTCATTCTACAAACTTTATCGTAAAAGTACTAGAAGAGTTAAAGTAATGTAACAAAAAGGCAACTGTCTCATATAAAGAAAATACATACAGTTGCCTTTTCTTTATTGGCAAATAAGGGGGAGAACACGATGAATGTATATCGTGGAGTTCATGAGTTGATTGGCCATACACCAATCGTAGAAATTACTCGTTTTTCACTTCCGAAAGGAGTCCGTTTATTTGCAAAGCTTGAATTTTACAACCC
It encodes:
- a CDS encoding class I SAM-dependent DNA methyltransferase, whose product is MGTEFNGLFDEWAHTYDSFVQGEDIQYKEVFAHYEDILEDVVNKSFGNVLEFGVGTGNLTNKLLLAGRTVYGIEPSREMRTIAKEKLPKEFSITEGDFLSFEVPNSIDTIVSTYAFHHLIDEEKDVAIAKYSQLLNKGGKIVFADTIFADQDAYDKTVEVAKQRGFHQLANDLQTEYYTRIPIMQSIFENNGFHVTFTRLNHFVWVMEATKQ
- the mtnN gene encoding 5'-methylthioadenosine/S-adenosylhomocysteine nucleosidase, which translates into the protein MRIAVIGAMEEEVRILRDKLEQAETETVAGCEFTKGLLAGHEVILLKSGIGKVNAAMSTTILLEKYKPEKVINTGSAGGFHHSLNVGDVVISTEVRHHDVDVTAFNYEYGQVPGMPPGFKADEALVALAEKCMQAEENIQVVKGMIATGDSFMSDPNRVAAIRDKFEDLYAVEMEAAAVAQVCHQYEVPFVIIRALSDIAGKESNVSFDQFLDQAALHSTNFIVKVLEELK